Proteins encoded by one window of Campylobacter concisus:
- the rplL gene encoding 50S ribosomal protein L7/L12 has translation MAITKEDVLEFISNLSVLELSELVKEFEEKFGVSAAPVMVAGGAVAAGGAAAAAEEKTEFNIVLVDSGDKKINVIKVVRALTGLGLKEAKDAVEGTPSVLKEGVSKDEAEAAKKELEEAGAKVELK, from the coding sequence ATGGCAATTACTAAAGAAGATGTATTAGAGTTTATATCTAATCTTTCTGTACTTGAGCTTAGTGAACTTGTAAAAGAGTTTGAAGAGAAATTTGGTGTTAGCGCAGCTCCTGTAATGGTAGCTGGTGGTGCTGTTGCAGCAGGCGGTGCAGCAGCTGCAGCAGAGGAAAAAACAGAATTTAACATTGTCTTGGTTGATTCTGGTGATAAGAAAATCAACGTTATTAAAGTTGTTAGAGCGCTTACTGGTCTTGGTCTTAAAGAAGCTAAAGACGCAGTTGAGGGAACACCATCTGTTCTTAAAGAAGGTGTTAGCAAAGATGAGGCTGAGGCAGCTAAAAAAGAGCTAGAAGAAGCTGGTGCTAAGGTTGAACTTAAATAA
- the rplJ gene encoding 50S ribosomal protein L10 — translation MTRNEKTEVVAKLESEFKTAEAIVVCDYRGLSVKKLEVLRNSAKEQNVKVQVIKNTLANIALKNSDKVGMELKDTNIYLWSEDQLAVTKVAAKFEESNADLFKIKTAYIDGEVASVDKVKALSKMPSRDELIAMLLQVWNAPIQNFTIGLNALKEKKEQSA, via the coding sequence GTGACACGTAACGAAAAAACTGAAGTTGTTGCAAAATTAGAGAGTGAATTTAAAACTGCTGAAGCTATTGTAGTTTGTGACTATCGTGGCCTTTCAGTAAAGAAACTTGAAGTTTTAAGAAATTCTGCTAAAGAACAAAATGTAAAAGTTCAAGTTATTAAAAATACTCTTGCAAATATTGCTCTTAAAAATTCTGATAAAGTCGGAATGGAACTCAAAGATACAAATATATATCTTTGGAGTGAAGATCAATTAGCAGTAACTAAAGTAGCCGCAAAATTTGAAGAGTCTAATGCTGATCTTTTCAAAATAAAAACAGCTTATATTGATGGCGAAGTTGCTAGCGTTGATAAAGTTAAAGCTCTATCTAAAATGCCTAGCCGTGATGAGCTTATTGCGATGCTTTTACAAGTTTGGAATGCGCCAATTCAAAATTTCACAATTGGTTTGAATGCGCTTAAAGAGAAAAAAGAACAATCAGCTTAA
- the rplA gene encoding 50S ribosomal protein L1: protein MGKTSKRFQELLKKVEQDKIYNLSEAIDTVKTLASAKFNETVEIALKLNVDPRHADQMVRGSVVLPAGTGKTVRVAVIAKDAKADEAKAAGADIIGADDLVEDIQKGIMNFDVLIATPNLMGLVGKVGRILGPKGLMPNPKTGTVTMDVAQAVNNAKSGQVNFRVDKQGNIHAGLGKVNFTKEQLNENISTFIKAINKHKPATAKGRYVKNASLSLTMSPSIALDTQEVMDLK from the coding sequence ATGGGAAAAACTAGTAAGAGATTTCAAGAATTGCTCAAAAAAGTAGAGCAAGATAAAATTTATAACCTTAGTGAGGCTATTGATACAGTCAAAACTCTAGCTTCTGCTAAATTTAATGAAACAGTTGAGATTGCATTAAAATTAAATGTTGATCCAAGACATGCTGATCAAATGGTTCGTGGTTCAGTAGTTTTACCAGCTGGTACAGGTAAAACTGTAAGAGTTGCTGTTATTGCTAAAGATGCTAAAGCTGATGAGGCAAAAGCAGCTGGTGCTGATATTATTGGTGCAGATGATTTAGTCGAAGATATTCAAAAAGGCATAATGAATTTTGATGTTCTTATAGCTACTCCAAATTTAATGGGTCTTGTAGGTAAGGTCGGTAGAATTTTAGGACCAAAAGGATTAATGCCAAACCCAAAAACTGGCACAGTTACAATGGATGTTGCACAAGCTGTTAACAATGCAAAAAGCGGTCAAGTAAATTTCCGTGTTGATAAGCAAGGAAATATACATGCAGGTCTTGGTAAAGTTAATTTTACTAAAGAACAATTAAATGAAAATATTTCAACATTTATTAAAGCGATCAATAAACATAAGCCTGCAACCGCAAAGGGCAGATATGTTAAAAATGCTTCGTTGTCTTTGACAATGAGCCCATCTATAGCTCTTGATACTCAAGAAGTTATGGACTTAAAATAA